AGGCGGAGGCTCGGGTCGCGGACGCGGTGACGACGCTTCGCTCGATCTATTCGAGCCGAAAGACGACGCGCAGCCGCTCCACGAGATCGCCCAGAGCAAGTACCTGAACTACGCGCTCAGCGTGATCACCAGCCGCGCCCTGCCCGACGTGCGGGACGGCCTCAAGCCGGTGCAGCGCCGCATCCTGTTCACGATGTGGCAGCAGCGGATCACCGCCGACGCCAAGCACCGCAAGTGCGCCAAGGTCGTCGGCGACGTGATGGGCAGCTATCACCCCCACGGCGACAGCGCGATCTACGACGCCCTCGTGCGGCTGGCGCAGCCCTTCAGCCTGAGGGTACCGCTGGTGGACGGCTCCGGGAACTTCGGCTCGCTGGACGGCGACCCCGCCGCCGCCATGCGCTACACCGAGTGCCGTCTGGCTGCCGTGTCCGGCGAAATGCTGGCGGAGCTCGGGCAGAACACCGTCTTTCACCGCCCCAACTACGACGGCACCAAGACCGAGCCGGTGGTGCTGCCGTCCAAGCTCCCCAATCTGCTCATCAATGGTGCCACGGGCATCGCCGTGGGCATGGCGACCAACATCCCGCCGCACAATCCCGAAGAGGTGTGCAGCGCAGCGATCCGCCTGCTCGACGCCTTGGTGGAGAAGAAGACGCTCAGCAACCGGGACCTGTGCCGCACCATCAAGGGCCCGGACTTCCCCACCGGCGGCCAGATCGTGTCCACCGCGGAAGAGATCAAGCAGATCTACGAGACGGGACAGGGCGCCATCAAGCTGCGAGGCACCTGGGAGAAGGGGCCCGGCAGTCGCGCCGCCAAGACCATCGTCATCACCAGCATTCCTTACACCGTCAACAAGGCGCAGCTGGTGGAGCGCATCGCCGAGGTCGTCACCTCGCGCAAGATGCCGCTGCTTTTGGACGTGCGCGACGTGTCCGCGGAGGACGTTCGCATCGAGCTGTCGCTGAAGAAGGACGCCGACGAGCAGAAGGTGCTCGCGTACCTGTTCCGGCAGACGCCCCTGCAGACGAATTTCAACGCGAACCTCACCTGCCTGGTGCCCACGGAGAACCCCGAGGTGGGCCGTCCGGAGCGCCTGGATCTGGCCAGTATCCTTTGGCATTTCCTGCACTTCCGGCTGGAGGTGGTCACCCGCCGGCTGCAGCACGAGCTCGATGCCCTCGAGCGGCGGATGCACATTCTCGACGGCTTCGCGACCGTCTTCGATGCCCTGGACCAGATCTTGAAGATCATCCGCGCATCCGAAGGCAAAGCGGACGCGGCCAAGAAGATCATGGCGAAGTTCAAGCTCGACGCCGAGCAGACCGACGCCATCTTGGAGCTCAAGCTGTACCGTCTGGCTCGCCTCGAGATCCTCGTGATCCAGAAGGAGCTAGCCGAGAAGAAGAAGCGCGCGCGGGAGATCAGGAAGCTCCTGAACGAAGCCGAGTCCTTGGGCCGCTGGGGTATCGTGCGGCAAGAGCTGCAAGAGGTGCTGGCCGCCTACGCCAAGAAGGACAAGCGCCGCACCATCATCGAAGAAGCGGGGGCCGAACCCGAGCTCACCGCGGAGGACTTGATCGTCGCGGAGGACAACCACGTCCTGCTGACGCGAGACGGCTGGGTCAAGCGCCAGAAGGAGATCAAGGATCCGAGCGCCACGCGCTTGCGAGAGGGCGACGCAGTGCTCGCCTGCGAGGCCGGCTCCACGCGGGCCACGATGGTGTTCTTCTCGAACTTCGGCACCGCCTACACCGCTCGCATCGCCGACATCATCGCGACCACCGGCTATGGCGAGCCCATTCAGCGCCTGTTCAAGCTGAAGGACGGCGAGACGATCGTCCGGGCCTTCTCCCTGGACCCCCGCATCGTCGGAGATTTGAGCGAAAAGCCCGGATATTTCCCGGAAACCTACGCGGTTGCGGCCACCAGTGACGGCTACGCCTTGTGCTTCGGCCTGTCACCCTTCCTGGAGCCGAGCACCCGGGCCGGGCGCCGCTTCGCGCGCCCCACCGGCGGCGCCGTGGTGGTGGGCGTGGAGCTCTTGGAAGGCGACGAAACGCTGATCGCCGCGTCTGCGGGTCGCCGAGCGCTGCTGTGCAGCGCGCAGGAGGTGAACTACCTCTCCGGTCCTGGCAAGGGCGTCGTGCTGGTCAAGCTGGCCAAGGACGACCGCCTGATCGGCTTCCGTGCGGCGAAGGGCGATCGCGCCGCCCTCACGGTGCGGACCAGCCTCGGCGGCGAGCAACGCATCAGCTCCGCGAAGTACGAGCTGTCCTCGCGCGGCGGCAAGGGGCGAGAGATCATCAAGCGGGGCGCGCTCATCGAGGTGGTGCCCGAGCCCGTGGCAGCGCCGGCACCGTTCGAGGAGAACCAATGACGAGCTACTCCGCCAAGGACATCACGGTCCTCGAAGGGCTGGACCCGGTTCGCAAACGGCCGGGCATGTACATCGGCGGCGTGGGCAGCGCCGGGCTGCACCACCTGGTTTGGGAGATTGTCGACAACTCCGTGGACGAGGCCATGAACGGCCACGCCAGCGAGGTGAGCGTCACGCTGCACAAGGACGGTCAGTCCGTCACCGTGAGCGACAACGGTCGCGGCATCCCGGTGGACATCCATCCCAAGCACAAAAAGCCAGCGATCGAGATCATCTACAGTACCCTGCACGCCGGCGGAAAATTCGAGCAAGGGCTGTACAAGACCGCGGGCGGCCTGCACGGCGTGGGCGCTTCGGTGGTCAATGCGCTGTCCGCCAAGCTGCTCGCCACGGTCAAGCGCGACGGCTCCGAGTGGTCGATGGAGTTTCGCTCCGGCAAGGTCGTCGGCAAGCTCAAGAAGCTTGGCAAGGCGCGCGGCAGCGGCACCACGGTGTTCTTCCGTCCGGATCCGGAGATCTTCCCAAAGACGGAGTTCTCCGCCGACGTGATCCGCGAGCGGTTGGAAGTCGCCAGCTACATCCACAAGGGGCTCAAGGTCAGCTTCACCGACGAGACCACCGGGGACAAGACCACCTTTCAACATCCGGAAGGGGTGGTGGACTACGTCAAGCGCATCGTGGAGGAGCGCAAGGCGCGACCGGTGCACGAAGCGCCGTTCTCCTTGTTCCGGGAGAACGGCATGCGCGTCGAGGTGGTGTTCTTGTGGACGGAGAGCACCGACGAGCACGTGCGGAGCTACGTGAACGGCATCCCCACTGGATCGGGGGGCACACACGAGAACGGGTTCCGCGCCGGCATGGTCAAGGCCGTTCGCAACTACATCGAGACCCACAACCTCTCTCCCCGCGGCGTGACGCTCACCGCGGAGGACATCCGCGAGGGCTTGGTCGGCGTGCTCAGCGTGTTCCTGGGAGAGCCGCAATTTCAGGGACAAACCAAGGATCGGCTCAACAATCCCGAAGCCCAGGCAGCGGTGGACGGCGCCGTGCGGCCGGTGCTCGAGCAGTGGCTCAATCAGAATCGCACCGCCGCCGAGCAGATCGTTCATCGCATCATTTTGGCGGCCCGCGCCCGCGAGGCGTCGCGCGCCGCGAGCGCTTCCATCACTCGCCGCAGCGCTACCAGCGGGCGCCTCACGCTGCCCGGGAAGCTCAGCGATTGCACCGTGACGGACCGCCGGGACACGGAGCTGTTCATCGTGGAAGGCGACTCCGCCGGTGGCTCCGCCAAGCAGGGCCGCGACCGCTCGCGGCAGGCCGTGCTCCCTCTGCGCGGCAAGGTGCTGAACACCGAGAACGTGACGCTGGCCAAGGTGCTCGAGAACAAGGAGCTCGCGGATCTGGTCACCGCGCTGGGTTGCGGCATCGGTCCGAGCTTCGAGCCCGACAAGCTCCGTTACGACCGCGTCGTGCTGCTCGCCGACGCGGACTCCGACGGCAATCACATCACCACGCTGCTCTTGACCTTCTTCTACCGCCATCTGCCGGAGCTCATCCGCCGCGGTAAGCTGTTCGTGGCGGTGCCGCCGCTCTATCGCATCGATGCCGGCAGCGACACCTTCTGGGCGTCGGACGACGCCGACCGCGATCGCATCTTGAAGAGCAAGGTGAAGGGCAACGCCAAGCCGGAAATCACGCGCTTCAAGGGTCTCGGGGAGATGATGCCCAAGGTGCTGTGGGAGACCACGCTCAACCCCGCCAGCCGCCGTCTGGTGAAGGTCGCCATCGCGGACGCGCTGGAAACCGATCGCATCGTGAGCGATCTGATGGGCCGCGACCCGTCCGCGCGCTTTCACTTCATCATGGATCGCGCGGACGAAGCCGACGAGCTCGACGTCTGAGCCATCGTCTGCCTTTGTTGGTCCGGCGCGAGCCCCGTCGCGTCACGCGCGCCGCATTCGATCGAGCACGGTGAGGATCTCGCGCACGGTGGGGTGATCCCCCGCGGTGCGGCTGATGTAGGCGTACTCCAGCGTTCCGTCCGGCCGCACCACGATGGCGCCGCCCTGCTGCCACGGGTCCCCCTGCACGCGCTGCTGCCGGTGCCCATTCCTGTACGCCCTGAGCGCGTTCGAAAACAGCTCGAAGCGCAGCGAGTTGACGACCCCGCCGCGCATGCCGAGAGCACGATACGTCGCGCGGCTTGGGTCCGTGAACACCTTGCCGTGCATGTTCGTTCGCTCGGCGAAGCCCTGGGCGTGCTCTGGCCGGCCGTTGCCCACGATCACCAGACGCGCGCCCCGCTCCTCGATCTCACTCTCCCGCTCGCGGAGCTCCGTGACCTGTTCGTGGCAGAACAAGCAGCCGAAGTGACGCACGAAGCCGAGCACCGCGGGGCGCTCGCGCCACAAGCTGGCCATCACCACGGGCTTGCCGTTGGGGTCGAGCACTTCGTAGTCGCCGATGGGAGCCTTGGCCATGGCACGAGCGTAGAGCAGCGACCGGTTCGACTCCAGTCGGTCTTCCGCGGCTTTGGAGCGCATCGCCGCGTTGCGCTTCCTCCTCGCTGCGCCCCGGAGCCCAGGCGACGTCCGACGAGAAGTGAGCACTTGGTGACGCGAGGTGGGTGGCGAAACTGGACGGGATCGCGCCGGACCGACAAAAAAGAAGTGGCGGGCTTTGCGCCTCGCAGAGGTCGTCGTAGTCGGTGCGGCCTCATGGCTCGCATTGCCGAACGTTTCGCTCGTGGGGAAAAGACACTCTTGGGAGTCGTGCATTTGTTGGCGCTGCGCGGAAGCCCGCGGTCCGGAAGGCCCGAGCAGGTGCTGTCGGCGGCCCTGTTCGACGCCGAGGCCCTCGTGGCGGGCGGCCTGGACGGCTTCGTCGTGGAGAATTTCGGTGACGCACCGTTCTTCGGCGACCAGGTGCCGCCCAGCACCATTGCGGAGATGACGGCGCTGGTGGAGCGGCTCCGCGGCGCGGTGGGGGCGGACGTGATCGTCGGAGTGAACGTGCTGCGCAACGATGCGCGCGCGGCCTTGGCGATCGCAGCGGCCACGGGGGCGGACTTCATTCGAGTGAACGTGCACAGCGGCGTGATGCACACGGACCAGGGCACGCTCGCGGGACGGGCGGCGGAGACGATGCGAGAACGGCGGCAGCTGGGCGCGGACGTGGACGTGGTGGCCGACGTGGGCGTGAAGCACGCGCTGCCGCCGTCGGGGTTCGAGCTGCGGCAGGCGGCCAAGGACACCGCCTACCGCGGGCTGGCGGACGCGCTGATCGTGACCGGCACGGGAACCGGCAGCGCCGCGGACGAGCGCGATCTCCGGGCCGTGAAGGCGGCGGTGCCGGACCGACCTCTGCTCGTGGGCAGCGGCGTGACGGCGGACAGCGCGGGGGCGGCGGGCGCGCTGTCCGACGGCGTGATCGTCGGCACCTGGGTCAAGCGGGGCGGCAACGTGTCTGCCCCGGTGGACGCCGAGCGCGTGAAGCGTCTGGTGGCGGCGGCCCGCGGTGGCGTCAAAACCGCTGGCTGACGGGCATCCGGCCCAATTTCTCCGCGGCGGTGCTAAGCAAACGGGAGCCATGACCGCCGACAAATCCCCCGCCGACGTCGCCCAGTGGACCGAGATCGCCAAGAAGGAGCTCAAGGGCAAGAGCCCGGCCGACATCACTTGGCACACGCCGGAGGGGATCGACGTCAAGCCGCTCTATACCCGCGCGGACGTCGCGGATCTCGACTTCACGGACACGGTGAGCGGAGCGTTTCCCTTCCTGCGCGGTCCGAAGGCCACCATGTACGCCGGGCGGCCCTGGACGATCCGGCAATACGCGGGCTTTTCCACCGCGGAAGAGTCGAACGCGTTCTACCGCAAGGCGCTCGAAATGGGTCAGAAGGGCCTGAGCGTGGCTTTCGACTTGGCGACCCATCGCGGCTACGACAGCGATCACCCGCGCGTGGTCGGTGACGTGGGCAAGGCCGGCGTGGCCATCGACAGCGTGGAGGACATGAAGATCCTGTTCGACGGGATCCCGCTCGGAGAGATGAGCGTGTCGATGACGATGAACGGCGCCGTGTTGCCGGTGATGGC
This portion of the Polyangiaceae bacterium genome encodes:
- a CDS encoding DNA topoisomerase IV subunit A, producing the protein MATRKSSKKPSKSGGSRSRKSAGGGSGRGRGDDASLDLFEPKDDAQPLHEIAQSKYLNYALSVITSRALPDVRDGLKPVQRRILFTMWQQRITADAKHRKCAKVVGDVMGSYHPHGDSAIYDALVRLAQPFSLRVPLVDGSGNFGSLDGDPAAAMRYTECRLAAVSGEMLAELGQNTVFHRPNYDGTKTEPVVLPSKLPNLLINGATGIAVGMATNIPPHNPEEVCSAAIRLLDALVEKKTLSNRDLCRTIKGPDFPTGGQIVSTAEEIKQIYETGQGAIKLRGTWEKGPGSRAAKTIVITSIPYTVNKAQLVERIAEVVTSRKMPLLLDVRDVSAEDVRIELSLKKDADEQKVLAYLFRQTPLQTNFNANLTCLVPTENPEVGRPERLDLASILWHFLHFRLEVVTRRLQHELDALERRMHILDGFATVFDALDQILKIIRASEGKADAAKKIMAKFKLDAEQTDAILELKLYRLARLEILVIQKELAEKKKRAREIRKLLNEAESLGRWGIVRQELQEVLAAYAKKDKRRTIIEEAGAEPELTAEDLIVAEDNHVLLTRDGWVKRQKEIKDPSATRLREGDAVLACEAGSTRATMVFFSNFGTAYTARIADIIATTGYGEPIQRLFKLKDGETIVRAFSLDPRIVGDLSEKPGYFPETYAVAATSDGYALCFGLSPFLEPSTRAGRRFARPTGGAVVVGVELLEGDETLIAASAGRRALLCSAQEVNYLSGPGKGVVLVKLAKDDRLIGFRAAKGDRAALTVRTSLGGEQRISSAKYELSSRGGKGREIIKRGALIEVVPEPVAAPAPFEENQ
- a CDS encoding type IIA DNA topoisomerase subunit B; the encoded protein is MTSYSAKDITVLEGLDPVRKRPGMYIGGVGSAGLHHLVWEIVDNSVDEAMNGHASEVSVTLHKDGQSVTVSDNGRGIPVDIHPKHKKPAIEIIYSTLHAGGKFEQGLYKTAGGLHGVGASVVNALSAKLLATVKRDGSEWSMEFRSGKVVGKLKKLGKARGSGTTVFFRPDPEIFPKTEFSADVIRERLEVASYIHKGLKVSFTDETTGDKTTFQHPEGVVDYVKRIVEERKARPVHEAPFSLFRENGMRVEVVFLWTESTDEHVRSYVNGIPTGSGGTHENGFRAGMVKAVRNYIETHNLSPRGVTLTAEDIREGLVGVLSVFLGEPQFQGQTKDRLNNPEAQAAVDGAVRPVLEQWLNQNRTAAEQIVHRIILAARAREASRAASASITRRSATSGRLTLPGKLSDCTVTDRRDTELFIVEGDSAGGSAKQGRDRSRQAVLPLRGKVLNTENVTLAKVLENKELADLVTALGCGIGPSFEPDKLRYDRVVLLADADSDGNHITTLLLTFFYRHLPELIRRGKLFVAVPPLYRIDAGSDTFWASDDADRDRILKSKVKGNAKPEITRFKGLGEMMPKVLWETTLNPASRRLVKVAIADALETDRIVSDLMGRDPSARFHFIMDRADEADELDV
- a CDS encoding AhpC/TSA family protein, producing the protein MAKAPIGDYEVLDPNGKPVVMASLWRERPAVLGFVRHFGCLFCHEQVTELRERESEIEERGARLVIVGNGRPEHAQGFAERTNMHGKVFTDPSRATYRALGMRGGVVNSLRFELFSNALRAYRNGHRQQRVQGDPWQQGGAIVVRPDGTLEYAYISRTAGDHPTVREILTVLDRMRRA
- a CDS encoding BtpA/SgcQ family protein, with translation MARIAERFARGEKTLLGVVHLLALRGSPRSGRPEQVLSAALFDAEALVAGGLDGFVVENFGDAPFFGDQVPPSTIAEMTALVERLRGAVGADVIVGVNVLRNDARAALAIAAATGADFIRVNVHSGVMHTDQGTLAGRAAETMRERRQLGADVDVVADVGVKHALPPSGFELRQAAKDTAYRGLADALIVTGTGTGSAADERDLRAVKAAVPDRPLLVGSGVTADSAGAAGALSDGVIVGTWVKRGGNVSAPVDAERVKRLVAAARGGVKTAG